A single genomic interval of Gossypium raimondii isolate GPD5lz chromosome 11, ASM2569854v1, whole genome shotgun sequence harbors:
- the LOC105803737 gene encoding kinesin-like protein KIN-7G isoform X1, which translates to MGVDGGEEEQMQESTECHERIFVSVRLRPLSEKEIVRHDVSDWECINDNTIIYRSKLSVSERSMYPTAYKFDNVFGSDCPNRQVYETGAKEVVLSVVSGINSSVFAYGQTSSGKTYTMTGITEYAMADIYDYIQRHKEREFILKFSAIEIYNESVRDLLSADSSPLRLLDDPERGIVVEKLTEETLRDWNHFKDLLSVCEAQRQIGETSLNEASSRSHQILRVTIESSAREFLGNDKSSMLAATVSFVDLAGSERASQSLSAGARLKEGCHINRSLLTLGTVIRKLSKGRNGHIPFRDSKLTRILQSSLGGNARTAIICTMSPARSHVEQSRNTLLFASCAKEVTTNAQVNVVMSDKALVKQLQRELARLENELKSAGTASISFDSAMLLREKDLEIEKLKKQVILLTQQIDYAQSEVEDLRQVVNNESPADERPVKIWAADPDPQYPKLQVQNSWDYESSIMARHALAVGLRSSPPDRQSYSSEESFLQLPDFKLNIPRHSSSPWLSPKIPNFVAINHRLEENDDHVDENSEAVCKEVRCIDSGRSSTNTYSNSNLSVSSPKIYQNYNMSSPRESSAISGLIDVGNEARLKRESSSLHWKNSSNHLDVAIPSPEKPCLWRLQEEISSHRSLQLTRSRSCKASFMTDLTSKWIERVEKDESTPPIGNEKYFTGRPESIRRKLSALKYDLQNKGLSSNGSQTSATSATVYKVKAQISINESQSSLTSATDETSNLKHEKKLANQAVQVTEPVLHGKTVTDIGLDPISDNYGSPRTWSSEFKRLQREIIELWHACNVSLVHRTYFLMLFKGDPKDYIYMEVEHRRLSFLNNVISHGNQTVENGLVLTRASSLKSLRRERHMLSQQMNKRFSKAERKNLFLKWGIGLNTKHRRLQLAHCLWIDSKDMDHITESAAIVAKLVGLTDPEKTFKEMLGLNFTPGKCSNKRSYGLKCSAMSIL; encoded by the exons ATGGGGGTGGATGGTGGAGAGGAGGAGCAAATGCAAGAGTCAACAGAGTGTcatgagagaatttttgtttcagTTCGACTGCGGCCGCTCAGTGAGAAGGAAATTGTTAGGCATGATGTATCAGACTGGGAATGCATCAATGATAACACTATCATATACAGGAGCAAACTGTCGGTTTCTGAGAGATCCATGTACCCTACTGCTTATAAATTTG ACAATGTTTTTGGCTCCGATTGCCCCAATAGGCAAGTGTATGAAACAGGAGCAAAGGAGGTTGTTCTTTCAGTTGTCAGTGGTATAAACT CAAGTGTTTTTGCATATGGGCAAACAAGCAGCGGAAAGACATATACGATGACTGGAATTACTGAGTATGCAATGGCAGATATATATGACTACATACAAAGG CACAAGGAAAGAGAGTTTATCCTGAAGTTTTCTGCTATTGAGATTTACAATGAATCTGTCAGGGACCTCCTTAGTGCAGATAGCAGTCCTCTTAGACTTCTAGATGATCCCGAA AGAGGGATAGTTGTTGAGAAACTCACCGAAGAAACTCTGCGGGACTGGAATCACTTTAAAGACCTTCTATCTGTGTGTGAag CTCAAAGACAAATTGGAGAGACTTCTCTGAATGAGGCAAGCTCTAGGTCCCATCAAATTCTGAGAGTG ACAATAGAAAGTTCTGCACGAGAGTTTTTAGGCAATGACAAATCAAGCATGCTTGCAGCCACTGTG AGTTTTGTTGATCTCGCTGGAAGTGAGCGTGCGTCTCAGTCATTATCAGCTGGTGCAAGGTTGAAAGAAGGTTGCCATATAAATCGCAGTTTATTAACACTTGGAACTGTTATCCGTAAGCTGAG CAAGGGAAGAAATGGGCACATTCCTTTCCGAGATTCAAAGCTGACACGTATTCTTCAGTCTTCACTAGGAGGCAATGCTAGAACTGCTATCATTTGTACCATGAGTCCAGCACGAAGCCATGTCGAACAATCAAGAAACACCCTCTTGTTTGCAAGTTGTGCCAAAGAAGTGACTACCAATGCACAAGTCAACGTGGTCATGTCCGATAAAGCATTAGTGAAGCAATTGCAAAGGGAATTGGCTAGATTAGAGAACGAGTTGAAAAGTGCAGGAACAGCTTCTATTTCCTTTGATTCTGCCATGTTGCTGAGAGAGAAAGACCTTGAGATTGAAAAG CTAAAGAAACAGGTAATCCTACTGACTCAGCAAATAGACTATGCTCAGTCTGAGGTTGAGGATCTACGACAAGTGGTTAACAATGAAAGTCCTGCAGATGAAAGGCCAGTGAAAATATGG GCCGCAGATCCAGATCCTCAGTACCCCAAACTGCAAGTGCAAAATTCATGGGACTATGAAAGTTCAATCATGGCAAGACATGCTTTGGCTGTTGGTCTTAGGTCCAGCCCTCCAGATAGACAAAGCTATAGTTCTGAAGAGAGCTTCCTCCAGCTTCCTGACTTCAAACTGAATATACCGCGTCATAGTTCTTCCCCATGGTTGTCACCTAAAATTCCTAATTTTGTTGCAATTAATCATCGCTTGGAGGAGAATGATGACCATGTCGATGAAAACTCGGAGGCAGTTTGCAAGGAAGTCCGTTGCATTGACTCGGGAAGATCAAGTACGAATAcatattcaaactcaaatttatcaGTGTCTAGCCCaaagatttatcaaaattataatatgtcATCTCCAAGGGAAAGCTCAGCTATTTCAGGATTGATTGATGTAGGCAATGAAGCTAGATTAAAGAGAGAATCCAGTTCTCTGCACTGGAAAAACAGTAGCAACCATCTGGATGTTGCTATTCCATCTCCTGAAAAACCATGCTTATGGCGTCTGCAAGAAGAAATATCTAGCCATAGAAGCTTGCAATTAACTAGGAGTAGAAGTTGTAAAGCAAGTTTCATGACTGATTTGACCTCCAAGTGGATTGAGAGGGTAGAAAAGGATGAGAGCACACCTCCAATAGGAAATGAGAAATATTTCACTGGAAGACCAGAGAGTATCCGGAGGAAACTCTCTGCATTGAAGTATGATCTTCAGAACAAAGGTTTGTCTAGTAATGGGTCGCAAACTTCTGCAACGAGTGCTACTGTGTACAAGGTTAAAGCCCAGATATCAATAAATGAATCTCAAAGTTCTTTGACAAGTGCTACAGATGAAACGTCTAATCTTAAGCATGAGAAGAAACTTGCTAATCAGGCG GTACAGGTGACGGAGCCCGTTTTACATGGAAAGACTGTTACAGACATTGGGTTGGACCCAATTTCAGATAATTATGGGAGCCCTAGAACATGGTCTTCAGAATTTAAGAGGCTTCAAAGAGAGATCATTGAACTTTGGCATGCTTGCAATGTGTCACTGGTCCACCGGACCTACtttttaatgctatttaagGGAGATCCAAAAGATTATATATACATGGAGGTGGAACATCGAAGGCTGTCCTTCCTCAACAATGTAATTTCCCATGGTAATCAAACAGTTGAAAACGGACTAGTCCTTACCCGTGCTTCAAG CTTGAAGTCTCTACGTCGAGAAAGACATATGCTGAGCCAGCAGATGAACAAGAGATTCTCCAAAGCAGAAAGAAAGAATCTCTTTCTCAAATGGGGCATTGGATTGAACACTAAACATAGGAGGCTGCAGTTGGCTCATTGCCTGTGGATTGACAGTAAAGACATGGATCACATTACTGAGAGCGCTGCCATTGTTGCAAAGCTGGTTGGCCTTACAGACCCGGAGAAGACCTTTAAGGAAATGCTTGGCCTCAACTTTACACCaggaaaatgttccaacaagaGATCCTATGGTTTGAAATGCAGTGCAATGTCTATCTTATAG
- the LOC105803737 gene encoding kinesin-like protein KIN-7E isoform X2: protein MGVDGGEEEQMQESTECHERIFVSVRLRPLSEKEIVRHDVSDWECINDNTIIYRSKLSVSERSMYPTAYKFDNVFGSDCPNRQVYETGAKEVVLSVVSGINSSVFAYGQTSSGKTYTMTGITEYAMADIYDYIQRHKEREFILKFSAIEIYNESVRDLLSADSSPLRLLDDPERGIVVEKLTEETLRDWNHFKDLLSVCEAQRQIGETSLNEASSRSHQILRVTIESSAREFLGNDKSSMLAATVSFVDLAGSERASQSLSAGARLKEGCHINRSLLTLGTVIRKLSKGRNGHIPFRDSKLTRILQSSLGGNARTAIICTMSPARSHVEQSRNTLLFASCAKEVTTNAQVNVVMSDKALVKQLQRELARLENELKSAGTASISFDSAMLLREKDLEIEKLKKQVILLTQQIDYAQSEVEDLRQVVNNESPADERPVKIWAADPDPQYPKLQVQNSWDYESSIMARHALAVGLRSSPPDRQSYSSEESFLQLPDFKLNIPRHSSSPWLSPKIPNFVAINHRLEENDDHVDENSEAVCKEVRCIDSGRSSNEARLKRESSSLHWKNSSNHLDVAIPSPEKPCLWRLQEEISSHRSLQLTRSRSCKASFMTDLTSKWIERVEKDESTPPIGNEKYFTGRPESIRRKLSALKYDLQNKGLSSNGSQTSATSATVYKVKAQISINESQSSLTSATDETSNLKHEKKLANQAVQVTEPVLHGKTVTDIGLDPISDNYGSPRTWSSEFKRLQREIIELWHACNVSLVHRTYFLMLFKGDPKDYIYMEVEHRRLSFLNNVISHGNQTVENGLVLTRASSLKSLRRERHMLSQQMNKRFSKAERKNLFLKWGIGLNTKHRRLQLAHCLWIDSKDMDHITESAAIVAKLVGLTDPEKTFKEMLGLNFTPGKCSNKRSYGLKCSAMSIL from the exons ATGGGGGTGGATGGTGGAGAGGAGGAGCAAATGCAAGAGTCAACAGAGTGTcatgagagaatttttgtttcagTTCGACTGCGGCCGCTCAGTGAGAAGGAAATTGTTAGGCATGATGTATCAGACTGGGAATGCATCAATGATAACACTATCATATACAGGAGCAAACTGTCGGTTTCTGAGAGATCCATGTACCCTACTGCTTATAAATTTG ACAATGTTTTTGGCTCCGATTGCCCCAATAGGCAAGTGTATGAAACAGGAGCAAAGGAGGTTGTTCTTTCAGTTGTCAGTGGTATAAACT CAAGTGTTTTTGCATATGGGCAAACAAGCAGCGGAAAGACATATACGATGACTGGAATTACTGAGTATGCAATGGCAGATATATATGACTACATACAAAGG CACAAGGAAAGAGAGTTTATCCTGAAGTTTTCTGCTATTGAGATTTACAATGAATCTGTCAGGGACCTCCTTAGTGCAGATAGCAGTCCTCTTAGACTTCTAGATGATCCCGAA AGAGGGATAGTTGTTGAGAAACTCACCGAAGAAACTCTGCGGGACTGGAATCACTTTAAAGACCTTCTATCTGTGTGTGAag CTCAAAGACAAATTGGAGAGACTTCTCTGAATGAGGCAAGCTCTAGGTCCCATCAAATTCTGAGAGTG ACAATAGAAAGTTCTGCACGAGAGTTTTTAGGCAATGACAAATCAAGCATGCTTGCAGCCACTGTG AGTTTTGTTGATCTCGCTGGAAGTGAGCGTGCGTCTCAGTCATTATCAGCTGGTGCAAGGTTGAAAGAAGGTTGCCATATAAATCGCAGTTTATTAACACTTGGAACTGTTATCCGTAAGCTGAG CAAGGGAAGAAATGGGCACATTCCTTTCCGAGATTCAAAGCTGACACGTATTCTTCAGTCTTCACTAGGAGGCAATGCTAGAACTGCTATCATTTGTACCATGAGTCCAGCACGAAGCCATGTCGAACAATCAAGAAACACCCTCTTGTTTGCAAGTTGTGCCAAAGAAGTGACTACCAATGCACAAGTCAACGTGGTCATGTCCGATAAAGCATTAGTGAAGCAATTGCAAAGGGAATTGGCTAGATTAGAGAACGAGTTGAAAAGTGCAGGAACAGCTTCTATTTCCTTTGATTCTGCCATGTTGCTGAGAGAGAAAGACCTTGAGATTGAAAAG CTAAAGAAACAGGTAATCCTACTGACTCAGCAAATAGACTATGCTCAGTCTGAGGTTGAGGATCTACGACAAGTGGTTAACAATGAAAGTCCTGCAGATGAAAGGCCAGTGAAAATATGG GCCGCAGATCCAGATCCTCAGTACCCCAAACTGCAAGTGCAAAATTCATGGGACTATGAAAGTTCAATCATGGCAAGACATGCTTTGGCTGTTGGTCTTAGGTCCAGCCCTCCAGATAGACAAAGCTATAGTTCTGAAGAGAGCTTCCTCCAGCTTCCTGACTTCAAACTGAATATACCGCGTCATAGTTCTTCCCCATGGTTGTCACCTAAAATTCCTAATTTTGTTGCAATTAATCATCGCTTGGAGGAGAATGATGACCATGTCGATGAAAACTCGGAGGCAGTTTGCAAGGAAGTCCGTTGCATTGACTCGGGAAGATCAA GCAATGAAGCTAGATTAAAGAGAGAATCCAGTTCTCTGCACTGGAAAAACAGTAGCAACCATCTGGATGTTGCTATTCCATCTCCTGAAAAACCATGCTTATGGCGTCTGCAAGAAGAAATATCTAGCCATAGAAGCTTGCAATTAACTAGGAGTAGAAGTTGTAAAGCAAGTTTCATGACTGATTTGACCTCCAAGTGGATTGAGAGGGTAGAAAAGGATGAGAGCACACCTCCAATAGGAAATGAGAAATATTTCACTGGAAGACCAGAGAGTATCCGGAGGAAACTCTCTGCATTGAAGTATGATCTTCAGAACAAAGGTTTGTCTAGTAATGGGTCGCAAACTTCTGCAACGAGTGCTACTGTGTACAAGGTTAAAGCCCAGATATCAATAAATGAATCTCAAAGTTCTTTGACAAGTGCTACAGATGAAACGTCTAATCTTAAGCATGAGAAGAAACTTGCTAATCAGGCG GTACAGGTGACGGAGCCCGTTTTACATGGAAAGACTGTTACAGACATTGGGTTGGACCCAATTTCAGATAATTATGGGAGCCCTAGAACATGGTCTTCAGAATTTAAGAGGCTTCAAAGAGAGATCATTGAACTTTGGCATGCTTGCAATGTGTCACTGGTCCACCGGACCTACtttttaatgctatttaagGGAGATCCAAAAGATTATATATACATGGAGGTGGAACATCGAAGGCTGTCCTTCCTCAACAATGTAATTTCCCATGGTAATCAAACAGTTGAAAACGGACTAGTCCTTACCCGTGCTTCAAG CTTGAAGTCTCTACGTCGAGAAAGACATATGCTGAGCCAGCAGATGAACAAGAGATTCTCCAAAGCAGAAAGAAAGAATCTCTTTCTCAAATGGGGCATTGGATTGAACACTAAACATAGGAGGCTGCAGTTGGCTCATTGCCTGTGGATTGACAGTAAAGACATGGATCACATTACTGAGAGCGCTGCCATTGTTGCAAAGCTGGTTGGCCTTACAGACCCGGAGAAGACCTTTAAGGAAATGCTTGGCCTCAACTTTACACCaggaaaatgttccaacaagaGATCCTATGGTTTGAAATGCAGTGCAATGTCTATCTTATAG